A DNA window from Ornithodoros turicata isolate Travis chromosome 10, ASM3712646v1, whole genome shotgun sequence contains the following coding sequences:
- the LOC135370781 gene encoding uncharacterized protein LOC135370781 isoform X3, which yields MVKRPSEYTAHHTMDDPLMTTSWDLSGSWNSFWRRLSRNRRVEERHDRPKQLPAPYTYASNQIFFVYDLQKCTSEESDPDDGIVYFYPPQTDTVDRYHLCLQLVGMAHFFDETFSVPEVVTTISGKYALRRLESYVLVVGGARDLHTYILQQQIDCLLNMFKFYHRDIITLKEACLTDQHFLRAQKEFWQCSLPLSRCFEDKLSRMFRAVTVLKLPECASSIYAKGYKLLEKFQEYDTVLAGSIFYKNKVLSSQLTPEVTQLVQLAAVTSSRFAMQDAELYNNLPPGTQLVYVYLPRHALAKLAELNPQSQSRDSGLHKYKDERKSSSESVAGYLLKPSTSMETPTDSGHRTEGKSGCESACASPLQPLPQSSEFNEESTSQETTVVGAQGTVDSDFISDFDSEKDLKVRTERPVLSPHISELRRLANECLRITEERMRQQQLRRRMRHRRRKVPRKAISLQVPSHVQDADTNLNLRHKVQSSTNNRAENCFDTNPFALILEQQEGFPSLYHQDFSVCYGGLCDNANGSETGNSGTPWKSNVSKLGCVLSKLRDFGSAVMNVRPRVVTNPTTLTASSRKHSGFVDVADGELDIKTAHEAITNSSDELPPIVPFQLLAMTDEPAASSSAQDFMPMHETSISTLHRPSSRTLLSGEAGNSKRLRTGLNRASTLRHSAGSELGHDVCRLLLYVQKHCQMVCVALLENDDKVDQALITTLWSTALNQLGGIEAEIRGCKLSQKDSSPAEDNDTTTLLFNKQLRSFGDAPSAAWCSKPSRARALGSLHGDVSTNANLHAVSVRSFGEWIRSTQADVQETYRVTEERKAPQFLSPGQLCKHQNIYFTST from the exons ATGGTGAAACGTCCTTCCGAGTATACGGCGCATCACACGA TGGATGATCCTCTAATGACGACTTCGTGGGATCTTTCGGGAAGCTGGAATTCCTTTTGGAGACGACTGTCAAGAAACCGTCGTGTCGAAGAGCGACATGACAGGCCAAAGCAGCTTCCAGCACCATACACATA CGCAAGTAACCAGATATTCTTCGTGTATGACTTGCAAAAGTGCACCAGCGAAGAAAGTGACCCGGATGATGGCATCGTTTATTTTTATCCCCCGCAG ACAGACACAGTCGACAGGTACCACCTTTGTCTGCAACTCGTTGGCATGGCTCACTTCTTCGACGAAACCTTCAGCGTTCCTGAAGTTGTAACGACGATAAGTGGGAAGTATGCGTTGCGCAGGCTTGAGTCTTATGTACTG GTTGTCGGTGGAGCAAGGGACCTGCATACCTACATACTGCAACAACAGATAGACTGCCTTCTTAACATGTTCAAGTTCTATCACAGGGACATCATCACACTGAAGGAA GCATGCCTCACAGATCAACATTTCCTGCGGGCACAAAAAGAATTCTGGCAGTGCAGCTTACCACTAAGTCGTTGTTTTGAGGACAAGCTTTCGAGGATGTTCCGTGCTGTGACTGTTCTAAAACTGCCAGAG TGTGCTTCCTCAATATATGCCAAAGGATATAAACTTCTTGAAAAGTTCCAAGAGTATGATACTGTTTTGGCTGGAAGCATTTTCTACAAAAACAA GGTTCTGTCAAGTCAACTGACTCCGGAGGTAACGCAACTGGTCCAACTAGCAGCGGTCACAAGCAGCAGG TTTGCCATGCAAGATGCCGAACTGTACAACAACCTTCCGCCCGGAACACAGCTGGTGTACGTGTATTTACCTCGACACGCCCTTGCCAAGTTGGCAGAACTCAATCCACAATCTCAATCAAGAGACTCTGGGCTGCATAAGTACAAAGATGAAAGAAAGTCCAGCAGCGAATCCGTAGCTGGCTATCTACTTAAGCCAAGTACAAGCATGGAAACTCCTACTGATTCTGGCCACAGAACAGAAGGAAAAAGTGGGTGCGAAAGTGCATGTGCTTCACCATTGCAGCCGTTGCCTCAAAGTAGCGAGTTTAATGAAGAGAGCACATCTCAGGAGACCACAGTCGTGGGAGCGCAAGGCACTGTTGACAGCGACTTCATCTCGGACTTTGATTCGGAGAAAGATTTGAAAGTGAGGACTGAAAGGCCCGTTCTCTCACCACACATCTCTGAACTCAGGCGCTTGGCCAACGAGTGTCTTCGGATAACGGAAGAAAGGATGCGGCAGCAACAGTTAAGGAGAAGGATGCGTCatagaagaagaaaagtgcCGAGGAAAGCGATCTCGTTGCAGGTACCATCGCACGTACAAGATGCAGACACTAACCTTAACTTACGCCACAAAGTGCAGTCCTCAACAAATAACAGAGCTGAGAACTGTTTCGATACTAATCCATTCGCACTCATTCTAGAGCAGCAAGAGGGCTTTCCTTCTTTGTATCATCAAGACTTCTCTGTGTGTTACGGTGGTCTCTGTGACAACGCTAACGGCTCAGAAACTGGTAACAGCGGCACCCCGTGGAAGAGTAACGTCTCCAAGCTAGGGTGCGTTCTTTCAAAACTAAGGGACTTTGGTTCGGCCGTGATGAATGTGCGGCCGCGTGTTGTGACTAACCCAACAACACTAACCGCGTCGTCGAGAAAACACTCCGGGTTCGTTGACGTTGCAGACGGCGAGTTAGACATTAAAACGGCACACGAGGCTATAACGAATAGTTCCGACGAACTCCCACCTATAGTTCCTTTCCAGCTCCTTGCGATGACGGATGAACCGGCTGCATCATCTTCAGCGCAAGACTTCATGCCCATGCACGAAACGAGCATCAGTACATTACACAGGCCCTCGAGCCGGACACTCCTGTCTGGGGAAGCTGGGAATTCAAAGAGGTTACGGACAGGTCTTAATCGCGCTTCAACATTGCGGCACTCTGCTGGCAGTGAACTCGGTCATGATGTCTGTAGACTCCTTCTGTATGTGCAGAAACACTGCCAAATGGTCTGCGTGGCTCTGCTAGAGAATGATGACAAAGTCGATCAAGCTCTCATAACCACCTTG TGGTCCACAGCGCTCAATCAACTTGGAGGCATTGAAGCTGAAATAAGAGGATGCAAACTCAGTCAAAAAGATTCGAGTCCTGCCGAAGATAACGATACTACAACACTGCTCTTCAAcaagcaacttcgtagctttggAG ATGCTCCTTCGGCAGCCTGGTGCAGCAAACCATCTCGCGCACGTGCCTTGGGTTCCTTGCACGGAGACGTTTCTACGAATGCAAACTTGCATGCTGTATCTGTAAG GAGCTTTGGAGAATGGATAAGAAGCACACAAGCAGACGTGCAAGAGACGTACAGAGTCACGGAGGAGCGCAAGGCCCCACAGTTCTTATCGCCGGGTCAACTGTGCAAACatcaaaatatttattttacttcCACGTAA
- the LOC135370781 gene encoding uncharacterized protein LOC135370781 isoform X6, producing MCLQRVASSSVRQVAALDYGCTGRGDRSFDEALFVDDPLMTTSWDLSGSWNSFWRRLSRNRRVEERHDRPKQLPAPYTYASNQIFFVYDLQKCTSEESDPDDGIVYFYPPQTDTVDRYHLCLQLVGMAHFFDETFSVPEVVTTISGKYALRRLESYVLVVGGARDLHTYILQQQIDCLLNMFKFYHRDIITLKEACLTDQHFLRAQKEFWQCSLPLSRCFEDKLSRMFRAVTVLKLPECASSIYAKGYKLLEKFQEYDTVLAGSIFYKNKVLSSQLTPEVTQLVQLAAVTSSRFAMQDAELYNNLPPGTQLVYVYLPRHALAKLAELNPQSQSRDSGLHKYKDERKSSSESVAGYLLKPSTSMETPTDSGHRTEGKSGCESACASPLQPLPQSSEFNEESTSQETTVVGAQGTVDSDFISDFDSEKDLKVRTERPVLSPHISELRRLANECLRITEERMRQQQLRRRMRHRRRKVPRKAISLQVPSHVQDADTNLNLRHKVQSSTNNRAENCFDTNPFALILEQQEGFPSLYHQDFSVCYGGLCDNANGSETGNSGTPWKSNVSKLGSLR from the exons TGGATGATCCTCTAATGACGACTTCGTGGGATCTTTCGGGAAGCTGGAATTCCTTTTGGAGACGACTGTCAAGAAACCGTCGTGTCGAAGAGCGACATGACAGGCCAAAGCAGCTTCCAGCACCATACACATA CGCAAGTAACCAGATATTCTTCGTGTATGACTTGCAAAAGTGCACCAGCGAAGAAAGTGACCCGGATGATGGCATCGTTTATTTTTATCCCCCGCAG ACAGACACAGTCGACAGGTACCACCTTTGTCTGCAACTCGTTGGCATGGCTCACTTCTTCGACGAAACCTTCAGCGTTCCTGAAGTTGTAACGACGATAAGTGGGAAGTATGCGTTGCGCAGGCTTGAGTCTTATGTACTG GTTGTCGGTGGAGCAAGGGACCTGCATACCTACATACTGCAACAACAGATAGACTGCCTTCTTAACATGTTCAAGTTCTATCACAGGGACATCATCACACTGAAGGAA GCATGCCTCACAGATCAACATTTCCTGCGGGCACAAAAAGAATTCTGGCAGTGCAGCTTACCACTAAGTCGTTGTTTTGAGGACAAGCTTTCGAGGATGTTCCGTGCTGTGACTGTTCTAAAACTGCCAGAG TGTGCTTCCTCAATATATGCCAAAGGATATAAACTTCTTGAAAAGTTCCAAGAGTATGATACTGTTTTGGCTGGAAGCATTTTCTACAAAAACAA GGTTCTGTCAAGTCAACTGACTCCGGAGGTAACGCAACTGGTCCAACTAGCAGCGGTCACAAGCAGCAGG TTTGCCATGCAAGATGCCGAACTGTACAACAACCTTCCGCCCGGAACACAGCTGGTGTACGTGTATTTACCTCGACACGCCCTTGCCAAGTTGGCAGAACTCAATCCACAATCTCAATCAAGAGACTCTGGGCTGCATAAGTACAAAGATGAAAGAAAGTCCAGCAGCGAATCCGTAGCTGGCTATCTACTTAAGCCAAGTACAAGCATGGAAACTCCTACTGATTCTGGCCACAGAACAGAAGGAAAAAGTGGGTGCGAAAGTGCATGTGCTTCACCATTGCAGCCGTTGCCTCAAAGTAGCGAGTTTAATGAAGAGAGCACATCTCAGGAGACCACAGTCGTGGGAGCGCAAGGCACTGTTGACAGCGACTTCATCTCGGACTTTGATTCGGAGAAAGATTTGAAAGTGAGGACTGAAAGGCCCGTTCTCTCACCACACATCTCTGAACTCAGGCGCTTGGCCAACGAGTGTCTTCGGATAACGGAAGAAAGGATGCGGCAGCAACAGTTAAGGAGAAGGATGCGTCatagaagaagaaaagtgcCGAGGAAAGCGATCTCGTTGCAGGTACCATCGCACGTACAAGATGCAGACACTAACCTTAACTTACGCCACAAAGTGCAGTCCTCAACAAATAACAGAGCTGAGAACTGTTTCGATACTAATCCATTCGCACTCATTCTAGAGCAGCAAGAGGGCTTTCCTTCTTTGTATCATCAAGACTTCTCTGTGTGTTACGGTGGTCTCTGTGACAACGCTAACGGCTCAGAAACTGGTAACAGCGGCACCCCGTGGAAGAGTAACGTCTCCAAGCTAGG CTCCTTGCGATGA